The following are encoded together in the Candidatus Hydrogenedentota bacterium genome:
- a CDS encoding Gfo/Idh/MocA family oxidoreductase, with translation MAMSRRQFLGSTASAVIVAGTMAKGKVFGANDRIRVCCIGIRGQGRSHISDLMKRNDAEVVALCDVDAKVLESSGKMVEGATKKAPKLYKDVREVMAAKDIDAVTTATPNHWHSLIAVWACQAGKDAYIEKPMSHSIYEGRQVIAAAKKNGRVVMHGTQSRSNGTLLRDIRLIHEGFIGEISHSRGYVYKNGNRGPIGFGKPGPAPDYLDWTLWQGPSVDHDFLVKDDSGPGVVKQAGPGLYVHYNWHWCWEYGNGEIGNQGVHEMDVACWGHNRGLPVKVHSAGGRYWWKDQGETPNTMATVFTYEDGSIMTFEVRNQGSYKEGTTKDGKEGDACGNSFFGSKGYYVRGIGFFDYQDKPIPVDQPEGPTDGKWGNWLKAIRTRKPEDNYANEEVSHTSCAHIHIANIAYRLGRSLEFDPKTEQFKDADANKLDKREYRKGFEVPQLA, from the coding sequence ATGGCAATGTCACGCAGGCAATTCTTGGGTTCCACGGCCTCGGCGGTAATCGTGGCGGGAACGATGGCAAAGGGCAAGGTGTTCGGCGCAAACGATCGCATTCGCGTGTGCTGCATCGGAATTCGCGGCCAAGGCCGGAGCCATATCTCGGATTTGATGAAACGAAACGACGCGGAAGTGGTCGCCTTGTGCGACGTGGACGCGAAAGTGCTCGAATCGAGCGGGAAAATGGTCGAGGGCGCCACGAAAAAGGCCCCGAAACTCTACAAGGACGTTCGGGAGGTCATGGCGGCGAAGGACATAGACGCCGTCACGACGGCCACGCCGAACCACTGGCATTCGCTCATCGCCGTATGGGCGTGCCAGGCCGGCAAGGACGCGTATATCGAAAAACCCATGTCGCACAGCATCTACGAGGGCCGTCAGGTTATCGCCGCCGCGAAGAAAAACGGGCGCGTGGTCATGCACGGCACGCAATCCCGGTCGAATGGAACGCTGTTGCGCGACATCCGTTTGATTCATGAAGGGTTCATCGGAGAGATTTCACATTCACGCGGATATGTCTACAAGAACGGAAACCGCGGCCCGATCGGCTTTGGCAAACCGGGTCCGGCGCCCGACTACCTCGACTGGACGTTGTGGCAGGGTCCGTCGGTCGATCACGACTTTCTCGTGAAGGACGATTCCGGTCCGGGCGTGGTGAAGCAGGCGGGACCGGGGCTGTACGTCCACTACAACTGGCACTGGTGCTGGGAATACGGCAACGGCGAGATTGGAAACCAGGGCGTGCATGAAATGGACGTGGCATGCTGGGGACACAACCGCGGCCTTCCGGTGAAAGTCCACAGCGCCGGCGGACGTTACTGGTGGAAAGATCAGGGTGAAACCCCCAACACAATGGCCACCGTGTTCACCTACGAGGACGGCTCAATCATGACCTTTGAAGTGCGCAATCAGGGTTCATACAAGGAGGGCACGACGAAGGACGGAAAGGAAGGCGACGCCTGCGGCAACAGTTTCTTCGGAAGCAAGGGCTATTACGTGCGCGGCATCGGCTTCTTCGACTATCAGGACAAGCCCATTCCGGTTGATCAACCGGAAGGCCCCACGGACGGCAAGTGGGGCAACTGGCTGAAGGCCATCCGTACGCGCAAGCCGGAGGACAATTACGCGAACGAGGAGGTTTCGCACACCTCCTGTGCCCATATCCACATCGCCAATATCGCGTACCGCCTGGGCCGTTCGCTCGAATTCGACCCCAAAACGGAACAGTTCAAGGATGCCGACGCCAACAAACTCGACAAGCGCGAGTATCGCAAAGGCTTTGAAGTCCCGCAACTCGCGTGA